One Plasmodium sp. gorilla clade G2 genome assembly, chromosome: 12 genomic window carries:
- a CDS encoding clustered-asparagine-rich protein, which yields MNNEIVNSTIDGVLNTKLHIQNIPPHITDVHLRSLLGNVGFIKDICYFNKSKKQMNNNNFANKKIYNTALVTFNTHEEALNVLKNIKNLIDTSGEERNIEAKFAVPNVSINNNNNNNNNNFFQKNNMNNTNFSQGSTNYGNNFNNENFQGNNNMNNYNFYNNGSSSNNNNNNNQTNTQNNFMNRNMKNKNMNNNNNNNNMMMNMNFNNQQMNNNPMLNQNNFMLNNNNNFNNSAKNLNDMYRDGEISPNHLNNNNNNMNNHNNNNNMNNNNNNNNNVMFRQNNSHLAHMYQANDNSLEDVENVDGLSLWEMYKDKNNNVFYYNNLTKHSQWHKPVHPSKLFQYNNNEKTKQNGPSGSNLFIFHIPSEWTDLDLFQHFCCFGNIISSKIQRDSTGRNSGFGFVSYDNVISAQHAIQFMNGYFVNNKYLKVQLKKGETVENAN from the coding sequence ATGAATAACGAAATCGTAAATTCGACAATTGATGGGGTCCTGAACACAAAATTGCATATACAAAACATTCCTCCACATATTACGGATGTACATTTAAGGTCTTTATTGGGTAATGTTGGATTTATTAAAGAcatatgttattttaataaaagtaaGAAACAAATGAACAATAATAACTTTGCTAATAAGAAGATATATAACACTGCGTTGGTTACATTTAATACACATGAAGAGGCCTTAAAtgttttgaaaaatattaagaaCTTAATCGATACGAGTGGAGAAGAAAGGAATATTGAGGCTAAGTTTGCTGTTCCAAATGTAAGtattaacaataataacaataataataataataacttttttcagaaaaataatatgaacaataccAACTTTTCTCAAGGATCTACTAACTATGGAAATAATTTCAATAACGAGAATTTCcaaggaaataataatatgaacaattataatttttataataacggtagtagtagtaataataataataataataaccaaACAAACACTCAAAACAATTTTATGAAcagaaatatgaaaaataaaaatatgaataacaacaacaacaataataatatgatgatGAATATGAACTTTAATAACCaacaaatgaataataatccTATGCTTAATCAGAACAATTTTATGctcaacaataataataattttaacaaTAGTGCTAAGAACTTAAATGATATGTATAGAGATGGAGAAATATCACCAAaccatttaaataataacaataataatatgaacaatcataataataataataatatgaacaataataataataataataataatgttatgTTTAGACAAAACAATTCTCATCTAGCTCATATGTATCAAGCAAATGATAATTCTTTAGAAGATGTAGAAAATGTTGATGGTTTAAGTTTATGGGAAAtgtataaagataaaaataacaatgttttttattataacaatCTAACCAAGCATAGCCAATGGCATAAACCAGTTCACCCTAGCAAATTATTCcagtataataataatgaaaaaacaaaacaaaatggACCTAGTGGAAGTAACCTATTCATTTTCCACATACCTAGTGAATGGACTGACCTTGATTTATTCCAACATTTCTGTTGTTTtggtaatattatatcatcaaAAATTCAAAGAGACAGTACTGGAAGAAATTCAGGATTTGGATTTGTAAGCTATGACAATGTTATTAGTGCTCAACATGCTATTCAATTTATGAATGgttattttgtaaataacaaatatttgAAAGTTCAACTTAAAAAGGGGGAAACTGTTGAAAATGCAAAttag
- a CDS encoding vesicle transport v-SNARE protein VTI1, putative, translated as MSETLYNDYKNNCYEYMKTVLYTEKIIKDNNSDQTKLLNIYEKAIKSAESMFKKMQLEVETNYMVEDKENELNNIYNEICECKIKLKKFKEEIIENDKRKYERTSNHYNNHTNYDDRILLLSDVDILEKGDVYINHSKILMDNAEYISNDVMNNLNKQRECIKKNVSNISFLSNKLDHAKFIIKNLNKKQLFNKYRLYIIFLFIILTFLLIISIKYNRYVKKYPYIKINNENNNNNNKNNNIDPLVENQKLLQTQNEQNISHTLNKFNNTQEAKSVFYDFEQKIDKDINNNNDQNKYVNTNDYQNYIYNINMEEKSTDQNINTNNDEYNTFIDYNEIDKNHNKNELTQLDTYYKNTYQLNQNEKQPEEKQKDNHHTIENGKENVDENIISSSNMSSNINEYPTKNNNNNLS; from the coding sequence ATGTCAGAAACTCTTTACAATGACTACAAGAATAATTGCTATGAATACATGAAGACAGTTTTATACACTGAGAAGATAATTAAGGATAATAATTCCGATCAGACTaagttattaaatatttatgagaAGGCAATAAAGAGTGCTGAGAGTATGTTTAAGAAAATGCAACTGGAAGTAGAAACAAATTATATGGTtgaagataaagaaaatgaattaaataatatatataatgaaatatgtgaatgtaaaataaaattaaaaaaatttaaagaagaaataattgAAAACGATAAAAGGAAATATGAAAGAACCAgtaatcattataataaccATACGAATTATGATGAtcgtatattattattaagtgatgtagatatattagaaaaaggagatgtatatattaatcattcaaaaatattaatggaTAATGCAGAATATATTAGTAATGATGttatgaataatttaaataaacaaagagaatgtataaaaaaaaatgtatccaatatttcttttttatcaaataaattaGATCATgctaaatttattataaaaaacttaaataaaaaacaattatttaataaatatagattatatatcatttttttatttatcattctaacatttttattaataatttctattaaatataatagatatgttaaaaaatatccatatataaaaattaataatgaaaataataataataataataagaataataatatagatccATTAGTAGAAAATCAAAAACTTTTACAAACACAGAACGAACAAAATATAAGCCATACACTCaacaaatttaataatacacAAGAAGCAAAGAGTGTCTTCTATGATTTCGAACAAAAAATAGATAAAGACATAAACAATAACAAcgatcaaaataaatatgtaaatacaaatgattatcaaaattatatatataatataaatatggagGAAAAATCTACAGATCAAAATATTAACACAAATAATGATGAGTATAATACTTTTATTGATTATAATGAAATCGATAAgaatcataataaaaatgaactaACACAACTTGATacgtattataaaaatacataccagttaaatcaaaatgaaaaacaaccagaagaaaaacaaaaagacaATCATCATACTATTGAAAATGGGAAAGAAAATgtagatgaaaatataatatcttcCTCCAATATGTCTTccaatataaatgaatatccaacaaaaaacaataataacaatttatcatga